The window TTATAACATGGACGCCTATTCactgggaactgaactgagaccacTAACAGCTGTCAGCTCTTATTAACTTTTAATCTCTTTCAGTCTGGGCTAGATTTATACTACTGACCTAGAGGATAAAACTTTGTATCCTATTACCAATGTCTGACATTTCTATGGCACCTTCCATTCAAAGATCTCCAAGAGATTTAGCAGGGAGTTAAACCTTATAATATCCTTGCATAAAGAACAGAGCTGGTACCTATCTCTCTTTGGTGCTTGGTTGTCGAACCTTATCTAAACCACCCCAAAGAAACTCTAGTATAGTTGAGATCACCAGATATTTGAGTTTCTTGTTGTTTCTCTCACACCAGATGTGAAATATGGCAAGATAAAGGAACAGAATTCCTGGTTGAGTTCTATCTGGGTGCTTTAAGCATATAAATGACTCTAGTGTTGCTCAAGTTACTGTTGTGATGGGAAGACagaataatttccatcccagaatactgaaagaattggcatatgaaattgcaagtccagtaacaaggatttttaataaatctatcaAAATCGGTAGTTGTACCATACAACTGGAGAAtagcaaatatagtacctatatttaagaaagggagaAAAAGTGATCTGGACAACTACAGACCAATTAGTTAGACCTCAATAGAATACAAGACTGCAGAACAAATTtcaaaggaaagaataattaaagatGTGGAGGTAAATGGAAAATGGGATAAAATATAACATGGGTTTATCAAATGTAGATCATACCAGACTAACCTCATGTCTTTCTTTGACAAGATAACTGATGTTTTAGACAAGGCACATGCAGTAGATCTGGTTTTCAGTAATACATTTGACATGGTATCACCTGGAAAATTATTAGTTAACCTGAAGAAGATGGGGATTTGTACAAGAACTGTAAGCTAGATAAGGAACTGGCTAGAGGGGAGATGACAACAGGTTGTGTTGAAAGGAGAACTGTTGGGCTAGGAGGAGGCTttgtcttgggaccaatctttagttaatattttcattaagaaTCAGGCacaaaagtaggagtgtgctaatgaaatttgttGATGACACAGGAAAAACTGGATAACCTTGAggactggagtaatagaaatgggaatAAATGTAATACAAGAAAGTATAAGGTCATATACATAGGGACCAGTAAGAATCTCTGCTGCAAGTGCGGGCTCATAAGTTGGAAATTACTGAGGAAAAGAAAGACCAAAGTGTATTAGCTGATCACAGTGTATGAGTCtctgtgatgcagttgtgaaataggcaaatgtgatcctaggcTATATCAGGCAatgtatttccagtaaagataggCAAGTATTAAGGCAAGTACCTGAGGTAaagcctcatctggaatactgtgtacaattctggttggccatgttcaagaaagatacATTCCAACTGGAACAGGTGCACAAAAGGGCTTCTAGGATGAACAGGGGAACGGAGATCctattttatgagaggagactaaaATAGCTTGTCTTGCTCagcctagcaaaaagaaggctaagaggagatatgattgctctctataaatacatcaggggaGTAAACTCCAGAAGCGAtcagagctatttaagctaaaggacaacgGTGTCACAAGAACAAATTGACCATGaacaaatttaggctggaaattagaagaaggtttctaatcatcagaggagtgagattctggaacagcctcccaaatAGGCATAGTGGGATCAAACTacctaactagttttaaaatggaacttgataaatttatgaatgggattatatgatgggTTGCCTCCATGCAAGGGGCTGGAGTTGATGACCCAGAagtagtgcttaatttgtaatgaaagaggttccagggctcaagcaattcgCTGGtgcaatttttttcctttcataactgacgtggcaagcccagaggtgcaagggctatgaactgccaagcctaaaggtgccggggctcagacctggcaagccctggcataaattaagTACTGCTCAGGAACTCCCCTCCAGTCCTGATATCCCTGCTGAACTACACTTCATGAGAAAGGGACCTCTTATTCATGAGGTCTGGTGTTCTCTAATGGTTCATTAGAGTTTCCATGACTAGCTCTATTAAGTCCCAAAATCAAGCTTCTGGGCTGGTGGGAATCAGGAGGATGACCAAAGGTCTTGTTTCCTGTTTCAGTGTACCCCTTATGTGACTTGCCTTGAAAGGCACCAGATTCTTCTCTGCCTTAGCTATTACTTACACTGCTTCTGAGAGGAGCTTTCAATTTCTGGCTATTCTTTTCTTTCTACTCAGAAATGCCACTAGTGATGCATTCAAAGTAAATCAGAAGGTTACAGCTGAGGAGATTTTAGAAAACTAGGCAGCACAAGCTGTACTCTCAAGAAGTTTGATGCTTTCTTTTTTCTCAGCGTGGCCCATGGCCATCTTGTCTTCCATCTTGTCTTCACCCCATGGGCTTTTTTTTCATAGTGAGTATCTAAGGGTCATTCAGAGATGATTCATGACTGATAACTTTGCATAGCATCTGGTGAGTGATTCCAGGTCTTCAGAAGAATTTTCTGGAGATAAAACTTGTGTGGAATCTCATCCAACACATGATACCAATGCATAGCACCAGCAATTCTAAATATTGCCAGGAAACCACAAATGTAATCAAGTTTTAGAtctttgcaaatattttctgtGGTGATACAATTTTTGCCAAAGCCATACCTATTTCAACCACCAGGTAAGCAGTCTTCTGGGTTGGGCCCAGAAGCTCTTCTTGAAAGTTAATACCAACAAATGGGTTTGAAACATTTGGCAAAATCAGAGTGGGATTAtttctctggacagcactctgattGGAATATTATCCATGAGTAGTTATAAATATGTAGCTTGCAAGCTGAGCCTCACTGTGATCAGGTCCCTTTTTTCACCCACAAAAGGGACACCCACCCCTTCTCTCTGATCATTTGACCCCAAATGTTTAGAGCCAGGAAGCAGATAGTTTAGAGGAGGTAACTTCTCTAGCTTACTGCTCTATTTATCTATAGGACAGGTACACCAAATGCAGCGCATACTACTCCAGAGATAatgacataagaacggccatactgggtcagaccaatggtccgtctaactcagtatcctgtcttctgacaatggttggtatcagatgcttcagaggatgtgaacagagcaggacaatttatcatccagttccagcttcttgCAATCAAGTGGTTTAGGAaaactcagagcatggggttacatccctgaccatgctggctaatagccattgatggacctatcatccatgaacttatctaattcttttaaaaactcaattacacttttggcattcacaacattcCTCtcgcaatgagttccacaggttaattatgcattgtatgaagaagcacttccttatgtttgttataaacctgctgcctattaatttaattgggtggcCCCAGGTTTGTGCATGATacaagaggtaaataacacttccctcttcactttctcctcactattcatgattttatagacctttatcatatcagtcatctctttttcaagctgcacagtcccattctttttaatctctcctcatacggaagctgctCTAtatccataatcatttttgttacccatctctgtactttttcccattctaagggcttgtctgcatttaCTGGAGGATCGACACTACGGTGATCAATGgatcggcagtcgatttagcgggtctagtgaagacccactaatcAACTGCCAATCGCCCTCCCATTGACTActgtactccacctgatcgagaagagtaaggggagtcgatgggagagcatctccggTCAACTTTgcatagtgtggaccctgcggtaactagatctaagctacgtctgTTTGATTtatgctattcacgtaactcaaattgcgtagcttagacaGACTTTCACCtttagtgtagacgaggcctaggatatattttttgagatggggcaaccagaacttcacagagtattcaagctgtggacatagcatggatttatttaatggcattataatattttctgtcttattatctactcCTTTCCTAATGGGTCCTAAAATTCTGTTggattttttgactgctgttgcaccttgagcagatgttttcagaaaactatccacaacggtgccaagatcactttcttgagtagtaatagctaatttagaccccaacatttagcatttatcaactttgaatttcatctgctattttcttgaccagtcatccagttttgtgagatctctttgtaactctctgcagtcagctttgcacataactatcttgagtaattttgcatcatctgcaaactttgccaccacactacccctttttccagctcatttatgaatatgataGATGGCACTAGTCCGagacagatccttgggggaccctgctattcaCCTCTCTTcactatgaaaactgaccatatcATTTAACTAGTTATTCATACATGAGAgatccttccctcttatcccatgacccttactctgcttaagagcctttggggagggaccttgccaaaggctttctgaaagtccaagaacactatagccactggatcacccttgtccacatgtttgtcgACATCTTCAGAGAATTCCAATAGATTGAtgatgcatgatttccctttacaaaagctgtgttgactcttccccaacatatcatgttcatctatgtgtctgataattctgttctttactatagtttccacCAATTTGCTTGGTACTCAGGTGAGGCTTGCTGGCCTGTAATTGgcaggatcacttctggagccttttataaaaactggcatcacattagctatccaccaatcatctggtacaggggtatttaaacaataggttacatgccacagttagtagttctgcaatttcatatctgagttcctccagaattcttggatgaataccacCTGGTCATGGTGACCTATTACTGTTTATCAACTtgtccaaaacctcctctatcgacacctcaatctgggacagttcctcaggatttgtcatctaaaaagaatggctctaTGAgaatctccctcccctcctctgcagTGAAGGCCGATGCCAAAAATTCATTTAAGCTTCTCTGCGCTGGCCTTGACTTCCAGGAGGGACCTCTTCTAATGTTAAGAGGGGGACTCACTCAATCTTCGGCTTCTATGCTCAGGCCTGGCAGGATGGCTACTACTACTACTACGGTCACTACTATACCAGGAACAAGGCTTAGGTCAACTTCTTTCTATAGAGCAGTCAAGAGACACTCTTGGTTAGTACCAAATTGGGTTAGATTTACAGTGGTGACTAAGCTGGCTCTTTACTCCCTTTCATGACACATTCTGTTCATCTTGGATATTTCAACAATAAATTAGGTATCCTCGGGAAATGATTTTTACTTATCAGGGACTCAAACATGACTTGAGTGGCATTTCTGCATCACAAACAAGAGCACAATCTCAAAATACTGGTAAATGCTgagtttcaaatatattaatatttgtgCTTATAACTGACagctgattaatttttttacagttttaaagGATGAGAAACTGGGGcggggagaaggagggagtgtGTACATTAGTAACCCATATCTTTGTCCCGTCTAACAAAAGGAAATCAGATTTCTCCAAAACTGAAATTTCACTTGAGTGGAATTCCCATAATATTTCAGTTCAATCATGATTAAGGGCTTCCAAACAGATGTATGTGTTATAGGCTATTTGCCTTTATGCGGGGAACTTCCATTAATGCTAAAGAGGTTTATGCACAAAGATCAAAGGTTAAATATAGCCCTTAATCTTCTGCTTCATGTTTTTCCAGGATGCAATGGAGAGCATATTAAAAGGGTTATAACTTTCCTTATTTGTTTTTGCAGATACATACTGTTTACTTCAGTGAGAGACCACAGAGTAACTTTATCCCATATCCAAATTTGTAAACATTTATTTACCCTGTAATAGCTATACATCAGAACTCCTTTCTTCCTATTTCTGCTATATTCTTTTTTAGATTGGATTACCAGAAATAAACTCAGTGTTCCAGATGAGAGCATAATATTGATTTATATCAACCATTTTCAAGAACAAAATGATAACTGGTATTACAATAATTCTGAGGTATGTTAATACCCAGATTTGTAAATACAAATTTTTATATGCACTTTTGTTCTCTATTTTTAGTGGCTTGCCGAAAAGCTCTGGACAGTACTACAGTAGCAGCTCACGAATCTGAAATCTATTGCAAAACGTGTTATGGGAGAAAATATGGTCCCAAAGGTATTGGGTTTGGACAAGGGGCAGGGTGTCTCAGCACAGATACTGGCGAACATCTAGGCTTGGATCTGCAACAGTGAGTTAAATCTCATTGAttatacctttttttaaaatgtatatactcCATCTATCGGACACTTCATGAGGTTTCCATAACATCTAACATAAGTGGCACAATAAACGCAATCATAGGTTTTTCTTCCATGAGTCTCGTCATTTCTGCCAATTTTTAATAATGTTCAGTCTCTTGAaagctttctttttaatttttttcctattcCAATAGGCAATTATGGTACAGAAAACCTTGCTTTACATATCACCACAGACCTAGATAGTCACTGCAGCTACAATTTGCTAGTAGTTGCACAATACCACAATCATGTTCACCGTAGAACAATAGAATCAAATATATTTTCCTCTGAGTGGCTACATTGTACTTATATTTTACTAATATAGTAATAGTCACAGTACGCTGTGCTGTTAACTTTTCTCTCTCTACAGGAAAATATCCATTATAAATCCTCTCTCATGGGTCACATACCATTTTGAGGATATATGACTCAACAGAGGGATAGAATCCTGACTGCAGATAACTGCCTATGTCACTAtgcttttataatatttttttgtGATTTTCAAAGCTGCAAATTTCTAAAGGACTCCAACATTTTCCTCTGGCATTACTGTAATGAAGCTAATATATCCATACTGAAGGTACAAACTTAGAGAGCATCTTTATCAGTATTCCTTTGTCACAGGTGCATTCATTACTGAGAGTGTCACACCAGGAATTTTTAACTTTCTGTAGACTTAGTGACATGTTGCAGTTTGACAATCCAGGAATTCAAAGGTCACTCCATGAATGACTAAGAGCTGACACTGGGTTGGACTGATAGTTCAGAAAAATGGTTTCAACCTATATTTCTGCATCTGACCTTGACATAGTATAGGCCTTTTGAAGGCAACAAACAAAAACTACTTGCTGATGCTTTACAATGAACAAAGAGGACAGCATTTCAGATTCCTGTCTCTTTTTATTAACCTCTCACTAACAAATCCCAGCAGCTAGCTGATTAGAGAAAGAACACTGAATATTGCTGCTTTGTATTTTTCAGTATATCTTTAATACAGATATTTTTATTAGACTCCCCCTTTGCCTCTCCCTTTCTGTTAAATAGTcttttttgtgcacatggccACTGCTATCCTTATGGCTAGCTGTAATATTATGCCCAGCTGCTATTCACTAAAACCAAGGCAATGTCATCTGCTACCTTAGCCATAGCAATAGCTCCTTAGCACTGTAAAATGCACTTACTTCTGTAGAATTTTTTTATATTACACATCAAGCTTCATGTCCCGTGACTTAATACTGTAACCCTTCCAAAAAGTATATTGAATTGGAAGGAAGATTTTGAGAATGGAAACATGATTTTTCAAGCAATGTTTAAATGTACTGAAAATCTCTATGTTTCCGTCAGCTCACCAAAGCCTGCTCGCCCTTCTACGCCTACCAACCCTTCAAAGTtcgccaaaaagtttggagatgTGGATAAGTGTCCCCGCTGTGGCAAATCAGTATATGCTGCAGAGAAAAtaatgggaggagggaaagtaAGGGATTGTTGCATGTTTTTTattctattattttaaaagatcttttaaaattgtttggtTTTAAGTTTTGCTGAACTATACCAAATTGAGAGAGCTTCCTCCcccgacatagcttctgccattCGCAGAGGCGGTTTTATTATGCTGGCATTGGCATTGAGCATCTTCACGAGACACGCTGCAGCAATGCGGCTGCGCCGACTGCAGCTCTGTACatgtagacgtgccctaagacacctttcccccccacaccctgcagcGGCTCCCCTTGAAGAAAGGGACTCTGAAGAAATCTGTTCACAATCCTCAGGTTGCAAACTCATTCTCTGGGATAagtgttctcaaactttttcacgGTATGAACCACATCTTAATTGGGTTTGGTGGCCCCTCGTCACTGTTCACTATTGCAGGGGCCACCTCCTCTCCCTAACATCCCTGTGCCAGCCACAGTACatgcttgtttattttttaagcttTTAATGATTGTGTAgctgggaaaaaaaagagaagccAGTGTcatgtcacctgctaccactttGTGGACCTAGTTTGGGAACTGCTGTTCTAGGATCATTCACTGCAAATTCTCTGCAGTCTTGAAGTTTGAAGGAATGGCTAACATGCAATTGCTGTATAGCCCACGGGGTCTGATTCAAGCGCTGACCACCATCTGAGACATTTCGGCTAGTAAGAAGGTCATTAGGAGTCACATACTAGGATAGGGTGCAATGACAAAAATCAGCATAGTGACCTATTATGACTAAAATGGAACATGTTACTGAGATGAAATGAAAATTAATGAAACATAATTTCAGCCTTTTCATCCAAAGAAAATATAAAGCTATAACCCTTTATATGTTGCTTGTCAAAGTTTCATACTAGCTACTTGATATAATCTAGGTATGAATTTTTTGTAATGTATAATGTAATGGCTCTGCCTTCTTTCTTAGCCTTGGCATAAGACTTGCTTCCGTTGTGCTGTTTGTGGAAAGAGCCTAGAATCTACAAATGTTACAGACAAGGATGGAGAAATCTACTGTAAAGGTAAGTACAATCTACTTATAAGATATTTCTGCCATATGGTTGAAGATATTCTTCTAAGACTGCTCTACTCGGACAAAGCGTAGGCATCACCACCTATCTGTTAGATACCTGAACTTGGGGGAAAGTAGATTTAGTTTACCCCCTTTCTTTGCTTTAAAGAAAGATCTATAATTTGTACAGTCCCACAGCAACACCACAGTCTCATCACTTATTGGgagtgaatttaaaaaacaaattattctATATCTTCCATCATAAATATTAAGTCTTCTAAAGTTTGGGATCTCTCTCCACTAAGAATCACATTGATCCTGCAAAATGATTTATGTGGGCAAACCCCTGCATCTGAACTGgtcctcactgatttcagtgggtttccACAAGGACACAGGTGTCTGCCCACAAGCTTCTCATTATAGGATCATGGTCTTAGTTGAGATTCTTTCCAAGGAATGTTACACTGGGAATCAAAGACCTTCACAAATATGCCAACAgcattgaagacaatggatttactttggatttctctctctcagatcaTGCAAGTCCACAGAGTCAATCCACCTTTAAATAGTCTGAAAAGGGTATAAAGCATTTTATGTCTATGTTCTAGGTTGGGATTGTCAAAGACACCTACGGGAGAATTCGAGAGGAATTCCCTTAGGCCCCCTTTAAAAATCACAGCCCTAATATTTATTCCACATGCTCTGCAAAAAAAAGCATTCATGTGAGTTAGAATTGCCTCTAATATCTATAACCTATTTTTTTCCTGAGTATTTTATAGTACTGAAAGTTGTTCTGAGAGGAGCTTGACTGGACCTCAGACAGAGCTAACAAGTTTGTCTATCTCAAAAGCAACAAGAGTGAATAAAGTTGCATTGCCAGAGTTGTAGATGTGCCTGAGAAAGAGAATCCATGTTTATTTTATTCTTACAGCCTTCCAAGTCATTGTACTTAATTTACTATGATTTCCAATGAGTTTTTTTAGTATTacttaaaatacataaaaatattcaaaatattaattactaacttctttctccattttttttgcAGTTTGCTATGCAAAGAATTTTGGTCCTAAAGGAATTGGGTTTGGTGGCCTCACTCAAGTGGAGAAGAAAGAGTGAAACTTTCTATATCAGACACATTTCATACTTCTGTTGATGCCACAGATTGATTGTTTGCTAAGTAAAACAGTGATGCATTGATAAGAACCTAgggcattttaaaataacttctgctTCTCCGACCTCACTGGAGTGATTTGTAAGCTTATTTCTTAAGAAATTATTGCAGTAGCTAGAAAATACATTTtgataaaatggatttattctaCACTGAAAAAGAGCCTAATATTTTGCTAAATTCTAACTTAGTTGTGAACAATAGTATTTCTTACACTACTACTTATCGTGTTAAAAAATGAGGTTATAATAGCTCTGTGGACTTTGCTACTAAGAGGTTATTATCCTTGGTAAGGGGCCATAGGAAGGTGTTTTGGATTTCTACCACTCCAACAGAGCAGAATCTTGTCCATATTGTCTATCCTAATTCCTTAGTGAAATACATTCTGATGTTATGGTGGTGCTATGGTATgggaggaaatttttttttaaaggcacattcTAATCTGTCACAATAGCTAACAATTTCAGCTCCATCCTCCTGAGTAAAAGAGGAAGGGAGTAAAAGACAGACTTCTTGAATTGGAAGTCATATTTTCATACAAGATGGTAAAATCAAAGTGGATGTTAAATCTAGTTTTGTCACTGTAGGTTTCTCTAGATACAATAAACTGTAGATACTGCTTTTATGCTATGACTGGTTACATTATTTTGCTCCTGTTTTGTACTCTTAACCCTCAATGTGCTCATCTAGTTCACCAAGCTAAACAAACTATTCCTATATTGAAACTGTGAGAATTCTCTGGTTTTATTTCATTCTATTTTACTGCTAAACTGCTCGTAATAGATCATATTTTGAATCTCCTCAGCTTATTGCTCTCGATCTGGGCTTTTTTCCTCTATTTCCAAAAATGTCACTTTTGTTCTTCTCTACTGCAACATAAACCTCCCAGTAGGATACAGTGGGCTCATGCTGGGTGAAGTACATTTGAcgtctctgaaaagtgactcacATCACAATACATATTCTCCAAATACAGTATTAATTCCTTTAAATTTATCAAGGACACAAGTATATCACTTGGGACTATGGCAGCCCTATGCTTGCAGCCTGAAATAATGTGAAACAATCTTATGCCTG of the Eretmochelys imbricata isolate rEreImb1 chromosome 6, rEreImb1.hap1, whole genome shotgun sequence genome contains:
- the CSRP3 gene encoding cysteine and glycine-rich protein 3, producing the protein MPNWGGGAKCGACDKTVYHAEEIQCNGRSFHKTCFHCMACRKALDSTTVAAHESEIYCKTCYGRKYGPKGIGFGQGAGCLSTDTGEHLGLDLQHSPKPARPSTPTNPSKFAKKFGDVDKCPRCGKSVYAAEKIMGGGKPWHKTCFRCAVCGKSLESTNVTDKDGEIYCKVCYAKNFGPKGIGFGGLTQVEKKE